In Anopheles ziemanni chromosome X, idAnoZiCoDA_A2_x.2, whole genome shotgun sequence, the genomic window CCATGGTTACCTCGCCCGGACCGCCCGTGCTATCCGTACGGCTTCCACTCGAGAACATCGACATCGAGCTGCCGAAAAAGGTGCTCCAGGTAGAGACGAAGTTGGAGAACCCGACGCGCTACCACGTGATACAGAAGCAGAAGACGCAGGTGCGTGAGTATGTGACGGCGGCGCTCAAGCTGACCAAGCAGAATCTGGTGCGTGAGTCGTGCCGCCACACACGTCTCATGATTCTCGGCCGGCTGTACGATTCGTTCATCAACACAAAGCCCACGCAAGGTCAGGCAACGCCGGGCGGCCAGGCTGCGATTGGTGCGCCAGGTCcaggcggcggcggtggtggaggaacTACTGCTAATGGCAGCGGACCTGGTGCCGTCACTCCACTGGGACCCTCGTCAGGGAAGCTGGCGAGTGGTGGTGGAACGCCCGTGGCAGCGATGATGACAGGGACGCCCTCGGCAACACCGACCAttgagcagcagcaggagtgGCGGCTGGAGATGAAACTATCCTGCCGCTTCGGCAACAAGCTGTACCAGACGTTCGTGGATGAGTTCGACTATGTGCGAGACCTGCTCGGGCTGATCCGGTTCGAGATCCCCAAGTGGGTGTACGTGGTGTCAGAGTTCGAGGACGAGATTTCATCGTACGAGAGTAGTAGGGCTGCAAGGGCGGCTCAGCAGGCTGCGGCAGCCGCTATCTCCGACCAGGAGTACCTGCTTCGCTCGAGCTTAGGCGGTGAGAAGGGATCAAAGCACGAGAAGTTCATCGAGCCGGAGGTGCGCGACCGGATAAAGAAGGATAACCACAACTGCAGTAGGTATCGGGCGTAGTGGACCTGACGTTTATTGGAACCCTGGTGAACCCTCTGGAGATACGCTGTCTCCTTTTCTGTAGTAAGCTCCAAGTAGCATCGGTATGTAAGGATTCTAAGGTTGTGTCAAAGCCTACAAACGTATGGTTTATCCAAATTTGAAGCTAATATGGTGATGAACACGTAACATCCATCCATCTATTTTGAAGTCCAGTTCATGATGTGGTGTCTGGATTGTATCACATTGTCTATACACTAGAAATGTTCTATTCTGGACAGCCAGTTTGCTGTCTTTGCTTTCTTTGTTTCtcgctttcccttttttccatctACAAGAGTCTCTAGTATCTGGGAGTCGGAACGTTCTGCGATATAGAGTGATAGCTGTCTTCCTCTTGGCTGTGCAAAGTGCCCCCAACGCTAGTCTCCGGTGTTTGGAATCAACACTACGAGCGGGCCGTGAGTCGACGGACGCGTGTGACAAACAAACAGCGCCGCTCTGCTAACCAATCGGTGTTTTTCACTCTGCTGCCTACTTGCAGGCAGTCCATTCCGGAGGATATGTTTTCGTCAGCGGCTGCAAATGACAGCGAGGcggttgtaaataaataagcagCACGAATAAAACGCTGAGGTCCGCGGTTCAACACCTCGGCGAAAAGTCGGCCCTACCCCCTGCCAGAGGATACGATGGATATGACCTTCCGAGTTTAGGTCCGGCAGCTCCAGggatgaataaaatataaccATCGAATATGGTTCCAACGAAACCAGAATGTTTTCGAATCAAGCTACCAGAGCTGATCGGGATTCCCGTCGGTCAGTTCCTTGTCTCGTCGTAAAGGCAGGAGAGGTCGGGTTACATCGGTGGAGTCTTCAGCATCGTTCGTATCGATCCACGGAATGATTTTGAGTTTCTATCAGAAGACGACTATTGATTCTTCACCTCTTCCAGTGATACTACGCTCGATGAGATAAAGTGACCTTATGGAAAAAACTACTGCATCGCTAATCGAAGGTCAATAAACCAAAGACATTTCCTCGACGATATCTTGTGCAACTTATTTTGCAAAAGTAAACCGTGGCAGAAAGGATAAGAATCATCCTGGAAGGGAAAGATCTAAACAAAAAGGCTTAAAGTCGTTGAAACCGATGTAAAAGGCAATTCCTATGGCAATAAATTTCAGGCAATGCAACCAAGTGTCTGTACTCCTAACTCAAAAGGTGATAAATTGAAGTAATGGTTTAACGCCGAGGATAAGTCGGGAGTCTGTTGTAGAAGAATATCACGCGATCAATTAATTTTGGAGCAGAATAGGGAATGCGGTCAAGTCACGAAAATTATTGCAAAATCATCGCCTGCTAGGTCCTGCCGTGCAATCTGTCTCGGCAAGAATGAAGATGGACGTCGAGAGCAATCAAACGCTTCTGTCCTCCGGCCCCATTCGCCCCTTTCCGGTCTAGGAAAATGGTTTTTCATTTGTGCCGCACTTCAATCTCGTTCTTCCGCTGCACAGTGagcttggtttttatttgtcccCTTGCGTAAGGTCACGTAAGGGCGGGCAGAATGGGTCCTACCCTCACACTCACTTTAAAGCGTTGACACTTTTGGGGAAGCAGCAGGACCGTGTTGGCGCTTGACAGATGAGGGAAATTAATATGTCCCTAATGAAAGAGGAGTGTCCGTCGGAACCGGCGGGGGAGTGCTTTTTTGCTCTGATTGTGTTTATttgctggtttgttttgtttttcgcttgcCACGTCGCCGCTCGTTCCATTATCCTTCTTCGTCGTTATTCGtcgttgtgtatgtgtgtgtgccgcgGTCAGCGCAGTTAGAATTGCAAAAGGATTTCCAAGTTATACGCGAGGGTTTGCTTCGCCGAGCAGTTTtgcaattgttttattttatggctTCGGAATGTTTCACGTACTCTTTGCTAGGGTTtccctttccttttcctcttgAATGCATCGTATATAACGGACGCAGTTTCATTTGGTCGGTGAGCGGGGTGAAAGGTGAGATCGACCGGCTTCACGTCCACCCAACTccttaaaaacaaactaaaataaagaaataaacaaataaaaaagataataatCAAAAAAGCAAAGTTGAAGTGGCGAATACgtgttgtaacttttttgGCATCGCTCTCGTGATTGCGCTGCACGGTGGGATAGGGTGGAACAGTCAAGCGGatgtttctaatttttttatgaatttctcaacgattttaattgttttcatcCAAGACTGAACCAAAACACAGATAAAAGTATATTTTCCCATTGGAAATCCAGATGGCGTCACTGTAGTATGAACAAGGCTTGGTACTCGAGATGTAAGCAGTCAACTAACGAAATGCAACCATGCGTTTTTTCGAAAAACAGCATAGAATTGCTTCGTAAGTTTGTTTTTAGCATCTGTTTTCTATTAGATTGATATGTACCATAGTTTTTGGTCGTGTGGGCATATTCGGGCAGCTGAGTTTTTGATTATATATGAACTGATTTGTAGTATAAATTTCTCAGatagacattttttttattcgttatcTTAACAACGTTGtttctctttattttccatcaaaatGTTTTTACTTCAATGGTTGCAGCAGTCCAAATGAGAAAGTTGtatttaaattcataaaatgtatatattttaaattgactAAACCatatgtatttaaaaattgggttaacaatataaaaaataacactctttttcacttttttatcttttcaaaGTACAGATACAACATTGAGCAATGTATTGAGTGTATCGAGTTTATACTAGGAAAAAAGCTCTCTGGCTATTATTAAAGGTTGCATTAACATACacatatttgattgttttcgtcTCTTATCCCACCGTGCGCTGGTGCCCGTGCGTTTTTCGCTTCACTCACATGTTCTCTTTCAATGTTGCCCTCCGCCACTTACTTTCTGCCCTTTTTATTTGTGACTTTTATGGGGCTTCCACCGGTTCTCGGCACGGTTTCGACcagttttccttttgtgtTACCGAGTTCTGCTGTCAATATATAAACTGGAAACATTTGACGCACATACCACGGTGCCTTCGTTGAACTGCGCCCAAACCATTGGCTGAGTGGCTGGCTGACAAATTGTAAGTAGATTTTTTTTGGGCGACCACTCTGTCCGCGGATTGGATGGATTTCAATTACGGATTTTTCACGTTCGGTAGTGTGCATCGGCCGGTTCCAGCCGTGTATCGAACGTGCCGTTGGCTGTGGGTTGGTTTCCATCCGAGCGCGTCGAAACGgttcggtttatttatttattttctctctctctgttccATTCAGTGAATCACTCgttcaagaaaagaaaaaaaaaaaaaaactgaaacaacAAAGATGCCGAATTATACGGAAAAACTGAAGGCACAAGCCTCCGAATATATGTGCCGAACCGCGCAAGTAGGCCCGGGGCCTATCCCCCAACGgagaaataattatttttaatgatgaTCATATTTTATCATTAATTATCTGTAATTCATTTTGCACTGGCGCTCAACGACCAAACCGTAACATCATCGGCATTGTTTCTATTTGTGCACGcgcgtgtgcgtgtatgttttTATATTGTGATTGGATGATGTATTCCTTGGCTTTCTTCTTGCTGGCTTAGGTTTATTTGCCGCTCCGGTGCTCAATTTGgtggattttttcttctttcgcgcGGAGGTgggaaagaaataatttatgaagTTCAAGGACAAACGGTAGCACATCGgggtgcgcgcgcgcgtgtgtgtgtgtgtgctaggTGCATGGGTAAAGGGCTGGGACGAAAACGTAAATAATAGGTGAGACAAATGATACATTCGCCCGGAGGCGGCAATAAGTCAGCGCAAGATGGATGGTGCCCGGGACAAACGAGGTGTTGGTCCAATGTTTCCAAACCCACGGCGAATGATAGCCAAGGAGAGAATGGCCTCTTCGATGCGCGACGCCACGGCCTGGCTTGCTTCACGATAAACCGTAGAATAAAGGCCCGTGACACTTGTTGAGAGAAGCTTCGGTGCGGCCTTAACTTTTCACCTCGCagcacgaaaaggaaaaatttgagTCGTGTGTTGAAAACAACCGGAATCGGTTATGATGGCGCTTCAAATGATTCCATCAATCATTTTGTTGCGCATGTATTACGTTCTTAGCTGGTTTTATTGTTTGCCGGGCAAcctttagcttttttttataaaggaTAAGGTACAATATTAATGATGTTAGTAACAAAGCCATATAATTGACGCGTTCTCCTATTCTGTGCCTAAGATGGATATGTTTCacaaagaaaatatgaaaccaAGACATTCTATCCACGAAAACGGTCAACACTTATTTCAAAGATAACATTCACGTTATATTGTTTAGGATTTTTTCGAGTTTTCGGAGAACCTATTCCGTAGTATGGATAAAAAGCTTGTTAAACTTTCAAAATGAAATAGCGGTAAGctacatctaaaacaaaaaattacgaTTTCTCTGTTCGATCAGTTCTGAAAACCAAGTTGACAACCCTGTTTATAGCAATATTGCTTCTAAAGACGCaataaattttctatttttaaagcacagaacgaaaaaaactatggaaaattataaaaatcttgtttgaaacattttgagtcaaaaaaaaggaattcaAACTTGGTTCAAATCGATCTTTTTTGCCATACACCATGTTAGCGGAATGATGGAgaggtgaaacaaaaattttaaaacgcCAAAATATTGCCTACAAATACACTATAAAGTAGCCGTATGCGAATTAGTAAAATCTTCAACTATAGAGAAGTTATAAAGTCTTAAAAAGAACGGTCACtagattccaaagcaatgcaTTCTAGTGTTAACAAAACTTGGTGGGTGGTGATGGCCTTCATTCGGCACTGACAGTAGATTCGACTCCTTAAAGAGGGAAagagtaaataaattaattactaGTACAGCGATCCCAAGGAAGGTATCGAATCTGAAGCAGGTATTTCCGAGCCCCGTACAaggaatcaaataaaattacagATTCAAATCGAGTGAGGTAGGAAAATAGAAATAGGTACTAGAATACTTTAAGTGTAGttaaaagagtaaataaatTACAGAGAAAGTGTGTTAATGATGTTTATTATATCTTATTCGATTCGTTGTTAAGGAGTCGAATAAGTTTGGTGAcgagcaactcttttacttacTCACTCACTTTTTTGAGACTCGAACAGTAGTGTACTCTGTACAGGGTTTAAATGTCTCATTAAAACTCATTTTTGTATATTGAATAGCAAGAGAGTAACTGCAAGATTCAAATCATCATGATGATTGTTCAATCTGGTTCCAATCTCTCGAAAGAGTTGTTGTTCTTACCACTAGTATTTTTCATGTCGCTTTATTCTCTGATTTATTAAAATCGTGTATCCTCTCTGGCAAAACTGTTGAACTTGTTGCTTCAGTTTGATAAGCAATTGTATTGCTGTGGGAACCGGTTCTTTTAATTATTCTGTGCGGGAACCCGTTTGCATTGAGGAATTGCACTACCGACGACCGAAAATTGAGGTGGTAATTATTGGTAAAGAGGGTAAAACGACGAGCGAGAAAGATAATCAACATGGCGGATAACTCCCATTGAGCGCCGGTGGATAAAATTCGGTATTTATAAACGCTGCCATTGCGATTCCATTCTgtcgatttttcttcaatttccaTCAGACTCGTTTTGTGTTTCACCGTTCCCTTCACTTGTTCGGTGGAGCTAGCAACTGTACGTTGCACGGTTTGGCGGGGTTTCGagatattttatttgcctcgctaatttgcatttcaatCCCTCCACTTTTCACTGCCTTCGCTTTTCCGCCGTGCTACCCTTGGTTTTGCTGGAGCGTTGTTTGCGTCCGGAGGGGGATTCTTTCCACGGGcgacaaattgcaaaacaataAAGCCCGTTGATATGAGTTGACTGATTAGCTGCGTTTCATTTGATTCGGGCTGCTTATGGCGATAGACTGCCGCTGTCAACCCGGTACGCGGGATGGAAGTTGTTATCGTCTTTCCCTATTTTCGAAATGGTTCGTACCGTTTTCTCGTCCACGACAAAAGAGCTGGTAAATGTTTTCAGCTGTGTAGGGTTTCTATAGCATTTCGATTTGTAGCTGTAGGTTTTCTGGTAAACAGTTGCGTTATTTCAGTAACTTTTCAATTTAGAAGCATCCACAAAGAGTTCAAGGGGTACATTTTGTAATAGATTCTACTAATGCTCACATTTAGTTGCCACTCCAAGATATGTTCTATGTATATAAACGCGTTTAGCAAAGTTGAAACATCTAATAATCTCTGTTTTATGTGCAAAGTGTACAATGTTCACATGGAACATGGACATGGAAATATTCTACACACCACGATGTACGGAACCGTTCCCTCGAGCAAGCGCTCGATCCGTCCACATCTGGTCTTCTTAAATCTTAAATCATCGCTCGCACGTTGTCACACTTTAGCATAATTGAATGTATCAGCCCGGAAGCAATTAGACGGACCACTTGACACATTGCTTATCGATGGTGCCTTGGTGCTTGGGTTGAGAATTTTGAGCGGTAAAAGCGGTGGGAAAGAACCGAAGCAGAAAAGAGAAAGTGAGAGCAATTAAATAAGGACAAAATGCACGGAACTTAAAagagatagatagatagagaaATCAAAAGAGAAAGctagagtgagagagagaaatgagagagagagtgagaagaGATGAAAAACGAATGCGCTGCGAGTTATATTCTCAATTTTCTCTATTTCgtttcctttctctttctcgttCGTCACACCGTAACATACTTTCTCCCACCATCTctatctttctttctcttatttttcccttccctctcACTCTTCCTCTACTTTATACCCCTGAAAAAGTCCTTAACCGGAACCATTATTTATAGTTTTTCCACGCAACTAGGTGCATT contains:
- the LOC131291303 gene encoding uncharacterized protein LOC131291303; translated protein: MDNFERILVDVDCSRYEEDAFSLLDKSRDVNIVRDLRSSTVSAFDQTSFPQLNISSRTQLKQQLFREQIKNSEPGPRAMVTSPGPPVLSVRLPLENIDIELPKKVLQVETKLENPTRYHVIQKQKTQVREYVTAALKLTKQNLVRESCRHTRLMILGRLYDSFINTKPTQGQATPGGQAAIGAPGPGGGGGGGTTANGSGPGAVTPLGPSSGKLASGGGTPVAAMMTGTPSATPTIEQQQEWRLEMKLSCRFGNKLYQTFVDEFDYVRDLLGLIRFEIPKWVYVVSEFEDEISSYESSRAARAAQQAAAAAISDQEYLLRSSLGGEKGSKHEKFIEPEVRDRIKKDNHNCSRYRA